A single genomic interval of Phocoenobacter uteri harbors:
- a CDS encoding enoyl-CoA hydratase: protein MATIYLALYKGKGELVDKAIRFFTKGRYSHCELAIAKKDGFLSYSSSPRDNGVRCKFIKKFDRLKWDLVALENVTEQQILDYFQQTKGKKYDWLGAIGVCLGLSQNRNRYFCSEWCFNVIFGSDEGWRFSPNQLSALV from the coding sequence ATGGCAACTATCTATTTAGCGTTATATAAAGGCAAGGGTGAGCTTGTTGATAAAGCAATCCGATTTTTCACCAAAGGCAGATATTCTCATTGTGAGCTTGCTATTGCAAAAAAAGACGGATTTTTAAGTTATTCATCAAGCCCACGAGATAATGGGGTGCGTTGTAAATTTATCAAAAAATTTGACCGCTTAAAATGGGATTTGGTCGCATTAGAAAATGTCACGGAACAGCAAATTCTAGATTACTTCCAGCAAACCAAAGGCAAGAAATATGATTGGTTAGGGGCTATCGGGGTTTGTTTGGGGTTATCCCAAAATCGTAATCGATATTTCTGTTCTGAATGGTGTTTTAACGTGATTTTTGGCAGTGATGAGGGCTGGCGATTTAGTCCTAATCAGCTTTCTGCCCTTGTTTAA